The following nucleotide sequence is from Paenibacillus odorifer.
GTGATACTCTCTTCCCAACCCTTTTCTTTTATTGCACGAGATACAAGGCCAAATACGAAATCGTCTTCTGCTATACCAAGTTCCGTCTTATCTTTTAAACCGATATTTTGTAATTGATATCCATAATACACTTTGTATAACTTATCGATATTATTTACTTCAACAGTATCAAATACTCTTTTATTCTTATTAGTTGCATAAATAATACTGTTAGCTCGATCAAGAACAGGTTTAACTAGACTTGAAAAATCATTATCCCAATCAGGATTTTCTATTAATGCCTCGTAGCATCCGTGCATAGCTAACACCCAATTAATATTTTGATTACCTTGAATTGCATGATAGGTAATTTTATCGGACCACCAAATATGACTATTTATAACCTCAATTTTCAAATCATTAATATATGATCTCAGTTCATCCGGGTTACCATTACTTTTCAAAACATTCACATTTTTTGAAATCATACCTGACATCATTGAATCTTCTAACCAAGGTCTAGCATTGTACACATACACATCTTGAAAGGAAGCAAAAAAATTGGCTAATCTAACAACCAACATTTGTCCTCCTCCCACCTCAAAATCAGGAGCAACAAATAGTATCCTTTTTTTGATACGTAAATAATTAACCGAATTAACTTTCTTTCTAGCTTCATTTTCTAAGTTCAAGAATTTATCAGCTAATACATCGTTTTTCAGTATATCCTTACTCTCATAACCTTTACAGCCTAATCTTGCATATTCATTTGGAATATGTTGAAGAAATCTATCTACTATAAATCCGGGGATCTCAAAGTTCTCTAAAATAAATAATTTGATAGCTAACATCTCTTTAAACAATTCAAGCTTCTGCTCACTTCTGCTTACAATGCTACTAGAGTGTCTTCTATGATAATTCAATATATCGGAAACAAAAGAGATCTTTCCTAATTTTAGCGCATATAAATACGCTAACCAGTCTCCTCCAATCTTATAATCGCATAGCATTTCTTCCAGTCCCTCAAGTGCAGAAGATCTGAATAATACAGCACTAGCATTAGGGATGGTATTCTTAATAGCCAGCCCCTCGACTACTTCTTCTCTACCTTCAATGCAATATGAAGAATCCCATTTAGTTAATGACAAATCCTTTGTATACTCAGAATAAATATAGCCAACTTTAGTAGAGTTTCCATCTATAATTTCAGATTGGCAATAAGCCAAGTTCACCTCGTCATCATCAAATGATGGGATTAACTTCTCTAGCATATTACTCTCACATAAATCATCAGCTTCAGCAATCCATATTAGATCTCCAGTAGCCTCTTTAATTCCTCTGATCCATTGGCCAAAACAACCCACATTCACTTCATTTTTTATTATCTTATAAGGAATATTAGATCTCTTTAGTATTCTTTCTGCCACTTGCACACTATTATCAGTAGACATATCATCCAGAAAAATAATTTCTTTTGGTTTCACTGTTTGATAAATAATAGAGTTCAATCTATCTTCGATATAATTTTCATAGTTATAATTGGGGATGATTACAGAAACCTCTTTGCTAAAAGTCTCCTCACCTTGTGTCATATGCAACAATTGGTTAACATAATCTGAAAAATCCAATTCCTTTTCGATTAATTCCAGCCCAAGTTGCTTTATACTTTCATATGATTGCTCATCGCCTAAAATCCTATAAATCTCTGATGCAAAATCTTTAGTATTCAAATATGGGGCTGGTCTAACACCTAACCTTTTAATAAATTCCCCCATGCCGCCATTCCCCTCAAAAGTAACTGTAGGCGTACCATTATCAATTGCCTCTAATACAATAGAAGGAAATGGATCTTCCCGTGAAGGAAGTAAGAATAAGTCAGCTCCCTGTAAGATCGGGGAAAGATTAGTTTGAAAATCAATTTGGTGGATATATGAGTCTAACTTTAAGATTTCCGCATCATGTTTCATCCACTTTTCCAGTATTGGTTCGACTTGCCCAACCCATACAAAATGTAGTTTTCCTCCATTCTCCCCCACTAACATTTCTTTTGCTATTGAGAAGAAAATATCAAACCCTTTACGAAGATCACCGTATCCCCCGCCTAAGAGGATAGTCGAATCTGGTTCAATCTTCAAATTTTCACAAAGTTTCTTTTTTGCAGCCTGTTTATCCAAAGCACCTCTACGTTTGTTATATATGCCTTGAGGTCTTATATGTACCTTCTTTTCATCTACTGGAAAACAATCTGCGAAAGACTCTCTAACAAAATTATTTGGAAACACAATTTTGTCAGAATATTGAACAGCATAATTTGCTGCTTCTATAAAATCATAAGTCTTTATAGAAGTGGGTAGTTCATGGACAAGTGAAATAACCTTTATACCATGTTCAAACATTAATTTAGTAAGGATATTTGAAACAACGGAGTTAGAGATACAAATATTTACTCCTTTATCCTTAAACTCATTAATTATTTTGTTAACTTCTTC
It contains:
- a CDS encoding glycosyltransferase; the protein is MNEATNLVQNIIERNHIKKNILRQTTRLNSLEVENASVGTHGLLVSENNKSVFINFKLETSKKYYKLVYNISNTETTGEVILHVKGNNQRHEKYHLGTFYGTPIVYFLKCDFDAEIITLEIAEASSFTLGQLELIQISNSEYKANKLKQYTGKLRRVVSKQPHLRAKFFKELKENGLKQAIQKTKSKLYQNVDSYNNIQVSGQDFKREISLKQSNTVLFVSHDAQNAGASILSLNIVKTLKKVFNKDVIVLLLKGGPLVNEFSKYATIINFNQNSLSYLENEEEVNKIINEFKDKGVNICISNSVVSNILTKLMFEHGIKVISLVHELPTSIKTYDFIEAANYAVQYSDKIVFPNNFVRESFADCFPVDEKKVHIRPQGIYNKRRGALDKQAAKKKLCENLKIEPDSTILLGGGYGDLRKGFDIFFSIAKEMLVGENGGKLHFVWVGQVEPILEKWMKHDAEILKLDSYIHQIDFQTNLSPILQGADLFLLPSREDPFPSIVLEAIDNGTPTVTFEGNGGMGEFIKRLGVRPAPYLNTKDFASEIYRILGDEQSYESIKQLGLELIEKELDFSDYVNQLLHMTQGEETFSKEVSVIIPNYNYENYIEDRLNSIIYQTVKPKEIIFLDDMSTDNSVQVAERILKRSNIPYKIIKNEVNVGCFGQWIRGIKEATGDLIWIAEADDLCESNMLEKLIPSFDDDEVNLAYCQSEIIDGNSTKVGYIYSEYTKDLSLTKWDSSYCIEGREEVVEGLAIKNTIPNASAVLFRSSALEGLEEMLCDYKIGGDWLAYLYALKLGKISFVSDILNYHRRHSSSIVSRSEQKLELFKEMLAIKLFILENFEIPGFIVDRFLQHIPNEYARLGCKGYESKDILKNDVLADKFLNLENEARKKVNSVNYLRIKKRILFVAPDFEVGGGQMLVVRLANFFASFQDVYVYNARPWLEDSMMSGMISKNVNVLKSNGNPDELRSYINDLKIEVINSHIWWSDKITYHAIQGNQNINWVLAMHGCYEALIENPDWDNDFSSLVKPVLDRANSIIYATNKNKRVFDTVEVNNIDKLYKVYYGYQLQNIGLKDKTELGIAEDDFVFGLVSRAIKEKGWEESITAVINLNEELERKIHLILVGHGQYANEMREKYKDNKFIHFIMDLKKPSEWIGWVKAFDVAILPSYFISESLPNSIIEYLAYDKPVISTNIGEIPKMLHSVKEDKYAGIILELNEERIVDVQELTDAMRVMVTDSGQYSEYAKNTKLLFEQFKMSNFASAYFRLF